Genomic segment of Mycolicibacterium psychrotolerans:
CGGGGCGGCCAACCCCATCGCCGCGATCATCGCCATCACCAGGACCAGCGCGAAACTTCTCACGGTCATGCGCGGTACCCGCATGCAGTTCATCTCAAGCAACGTAGTGGGCCGCACACCGGCGCCGGAAGCTTCGGCTCACCAGGAGTGCAATGCCGGGTGGGTCAGCCCGCCTGGCGGTCGCGCCACCGACACAGCGCCTCGGCCTTGGTGAGGTCGTAGTCGGGGCCGTTGACGCCGATCGTCAGCAGCGTGACACCGAGGCCGACCAGGGCGTCGGCTTCGGCGAGCATCGCGTCCTCGCTGCCCTCGGGCACCCCTGAGGAGCGCTCGATTGCCGACGCGTCCCGGCCGACGTCCGCGCAGTGGCGGTCGAGCACCTCGGCCTTGCGGGGGTAGGTGGAGCGGTCGGTGAAGCCGTGCCAGATGTCGGCGTGTTCGGCCACCAGGCGCAGGGTCTTCTTCTCGCCCTGCCCGCCGATCAGGATCGGAATGTCGCGCACCGGAGGCGGATTCAGCTTGTTGAACCGGGCCTCGATGCGCGGCATCGCCCCGGCGAGGTCGTCGAGCCGGCTGCCCGCGGTGCCGAACTCGTAGCCGTACTCGTCGTAATCCTTCTGCTTCCAACCGGATCCGATCCCGAGGATGAGCCGGCCGTCGGAGATGTGATCGACGGTGCGAGCCATGTCGGCGAGCAGTTCCGGGTTGCGGTAGGAGTTGCAGGTGACCAGGGCGCCGATCTCGATGCGTGAGGTCTGCTCCGCCCACGCGGCCAGCATCGTCCAGCATTCGTAGTGCGCGCCGTCAGGGTCGCCGTACAGCGGGAAGAAGTGGTCCCAGTTGAATGCGACGTCGACGCCGATGTCCTCGCAGCGGCGCACCGCATCCCGGATGTGGCGGTATTCGGGCGAATGTTGAGGCTGCAGTTGCACGCCGATGCGCACGGGTCGGGTCATGCCTCAAGATAACCTCTCGCGAGCAGACGCAAACTCGCGCGGATCGGCCGCGAATCGCACGAGTTCGCGTCTGCTCGGCATCGGTCAGAGTCCGATCTGGCCGTTGTCCTTCCACACCGCCACCACCGACGGCCGCGCCGTGCCGTTGCCGCCCTCGGGCCAGCGCGACTGTGGGTTGTCGATGCTGTTGTCGTCGTTCTCCCCGGGGTGCTGTACGCACACCGTCACCAGCGTGTCGGTGACGACGGGCCCGCACGTCTCGGCGCCGATCGGCACGGTCAGGAATTGCTTCACCTCACCGCGATCGGGGCCCTCGAGCGCGACCGCGAACAGTCCGTCGTTGGAGTCCAGCGCATTGCCGTCGGTGGAGATCCACAGGTTGCCGTGGCTGTCGAACGCCAGATTGTCGGGGCAGGAGATCGGGCTGACCTTGCTCTTGTCGAATCCCGCGAAGTAGGTGTCGGCCGCCTTCGGATCACCGCACACGAGCAGCAGCTCCCACGTGAAGTCGGTGCCCGCGTGGTTGTCGGTGATCTCGAGGATCTGCCCGCTCTTGTTGTCGTCGCGTGGGTTGGCGGCGTCGGGCGCTGCCTCACCGGGTGCGCCGCGTTCGTCGTTGTTGGTCAGCGCCACATAGACCTTGCCGGTCTTGGGGTTGGCCTCGAAGTCCTCGGGCCGGTCCATCTTGGTGGCGCCCGCCTTGTCGGCGGCCATCCGGGTGAACACCGCGGCCTCCTGCGCGGTGACGCCGTCGACCAGCGACTGCGCCTGCCCGCCGGGGCCGCTGCGCAGCAGCGGCAACCACCTGCCCGTACCGCTGAACGACCCCTTCGCCGGCAGTGTGCCGGAGCCGTCGATCTCGCCGGGCGGGATGTCGCTGGAGAGCTTGGCGACATACAGCGTGCCCTCGTCGAGGATCGTCATGTTGTGCGCCATGGCCGACGGATCGGTACCTGGCTGCATCTTCTTCGCGGAGACGAATTTGTACATGTAGTCGAAGCGCTGGTCGTCACCGGTGTAGGCGACCACGGTGCCGTCGTCGGTGACGTAGATGGTGGCGCCTTCGTGCTTGAGCCGTCCGATCGCGGAGTGCTTGACCGGGGTTGACGCGGGGTCCCACGGGTTGAGCTCGACGACGTAGCCGAACCGGTTGACCTCGTTGGGCGTCTTCGTCAGGTCGAAGCGCGGGTCGAACGTCTCCCACTTCAGCGCGGTGGGTTCGGCGTCGACCCCGTAGCGGTCCCTGCGGTCGGCGTCCACGGGTCCGGGAGCGGGCGCACCCTCGGCGGCGCCGAAGTACTCGTGGAAGTTCTCCTCCCCGGACAGCACCGTGCCCCACGGCGTCACGCCGCCCGAGCAGTTGGCGAACGTGCCCAGAACGGTCCGTCCGGCGGGGTCGGCGGTGGTGGTGACGAAGTCGCTGCCCGCCGCTGGGCCGGTCAGGGTGAACGGGGTGTCGGCGGTGATGCGCCGGTTGTAGGAGCCCATCACCGGCTTCAGGCCCTCGGGGGTGCGCTCGACCTCGACCACGCCCATTCCCACTGCGGCCTGCTCGACCTCGAACTGCTCCCGGGTGGGGGCGTCGGCGTCGAACCCGGGGAACATGAACTGCGGCGTGACGTATTCGAAGTTGGTGACCAGCAGGAAGCGGTTCTGCCGGCCGGGGATGGGCAGCAACCCGGCGAAGTCGTTGTTGAACCCGAACTGACCTCGCTGGGCCGCACCGGTCTGTTTGGCGACGTCGAACGCGGGCGCGCCCGGCAGCACCGGATCGCCCCAGCTGATGACGACGGCCTGCCGGTAGCCGTCGGCGACGACGACCGCGTCCTCGCTGTTGGGGGCCACGGACGCGAAATTCATGCCAGGCGGGGGAGAGGCCGGGGGCGCCGCCGACGACGACGTCGGTGCGGGCTGGCTCTGGGAGGAGCATGCCGCCAGCGCGGACCCGGCGCCGACGGCGAGCACCGCGACGCTGCCGGCCTGCAGAATCGACCGGCGGGACACGGCCTTGGCGATGTCGCCGAAGTACTCGTTGTCGCTGCGGTTGGGCACCGGCTTGGAGCACGCGTCACCGCACTTGTAGACGCACGTGATGTGTTGCCGACGGGATCTCCCGTCGTGGCTGACGAACAGGTTCAGCGGCACGAGCGCCATGAGATCTCCGGTTCCTTCCCACGGGGACTCCGGCCGGGGCTGTCCGGCCGGACCGCCGCAACGTACGACACGGCGGCGAGCAGCAGGCGGCCAGCGGGTTAACAGCGGGTGCTCAGAAACACCGAATTTGCTGGTGCTCTCCGCCGCTCACGGTATAGCCTGACCACCACTGTTGACGAGAGGGTAAATAGTGACGGTTGCAGACGCGAATCCGCAGCTTGCCACCCGCCCACGCGGGAACTGGCTGGTGCTCGGTGCCGCATCGGCCGGTGTTGGGGCGGCGTTGCTGGGGTTCTCCTTGCTCGGGCCGCAGACCGGCGTCGCCGCGGCGGACGGCGCCGGCGAGACCTCGGTGTCGGCCGGTCCGTCGACCACGGACCGGGCCGAAACGTCCCGCCCCACCGCGGCGCAGCGACGAGCCGAGCGACGCGCGACCCGCACCGAGACGCGTCAGGCGCGACGGGCGGACCGCACGGTCGACGCCGAACCCGCGTCCGCAGACCGCGACGTCCAAGCCAGTGCCACCGTCTCATCGACCGCCACCCCGACGGCCACCCCGACGGCGACCGTCACGACGGCCGTCACCTCGACCCGCCGCACCCTGTTCAACTCGGCGCCGACCGTGACGCCGGTCCAGCTCACC
This window contains:
- a CDS encoding PhoX family protein; this encodes MALVPLNLFVSHDGRSRRQHITCVYKCGDACSKPVPNRSDNEYFGDIAKAVSRRSILQAGSVAVLAVGAGSALAACSSQSQPAPTSSSAAPPASPPPGMNFASVAPNSEDAVVVADGYRQAVVISWGDPVLPGAPAFDVAKQTGAAQRGQFGFNNDFAGLLPIPGRQNRFLLVTNFEYVTPQFMFPGFDADAPTREQFEVEQAAVGMGVVEVERTPEGLKPVMGSYNRRITADTPFTLTGPAAGSDFVTTTADPAGRTVLGTFANCSGGVTPWGTVLSGEENFHEYFGAAEGAPAPGPVDADRRDRYGVDAEPTALKWETFDPRFDLTKTPNEVNRFGYVVELNPWDPASTPVKHSAIGRLKHEGATIYVTDDGTVVAYTGDDQRFDYMYKFVSAKKMQPGTDPSAMAHNMTILDEGTLYVAKLSSDIPPGEIDGSGTLPAKGSFSGTGRWLPLLRSGPGGQAQSLVDGVTAQEAAVFTRMAADKAGATKMDRPEDFEANPKTGKVYVALTNNDERGAPGEAAPDAANPRDDNKSGQILEITDNHAGTDFTWELLLVCGDPKAADTYFAGFDKSKVSPISCPDNLAFDSHGNLWISTDGNALDSNDGLFAVALEGPDRGEVKQFLTVPIGAETCGPVVTDTLVTVCVQHPGENDDNSIDNPQSRWPEGGNGTARPSVVAVWKDNGQIGL
- a CDS encoding LLM class F420-dependent oxidoreductase, producing MTRPVRIGVQLQPQHSPEYRHIRDAVRRCEDIGVDVAFNWDHFFPLYGDPDGAHYECWTMLAAWAEQTSRIEIGALVTCNSYRNPELLADMARTVDHISDGRLILGIGSGWKQKDYDEYGYEFGTAGSRLDDLAGAMPRIEARFNKLNPPPVRDIPILIGGQGEKKTLRLVAEHADIWHGFTDRSTYPRKAEVLDRHCADVGRDASAIERSSGVPEGSEDAMLAEADALVGLGVTLLTIGVNGPDYDLTKAEALCRWRDRQAG